The Lasioglossum baleicum chromosome 15, iyLasBale1, whole genome shotgun sequence genome has a segment encoding these proteins:
- the Prel gene encoding preli-like, with amino-acid sequence MVKRYENTKIFQFDWYQVAQGFWHRYPNPNSTHVLTEDTVSREVKNGVLYTKRLLTKTNSVPKWAKRFVSKNTVKIVEDSTVDLKTKTFTTYTRNLGYTKIMSVVEKVVYKVCEENPNWTVAKRSAWIDSQVMGLGRAIQTFGLDKFKKNCNDMYAGFNYVLAHMYPHTAQHMNPTLSQMGFVHRLDDGTASRSRLAEDFQHSLQGKAEKVKDVAKKATDLAKKKAGPIYAACQPQQS; translated from the exons ATGGTGAAGCGTTACGAGAATACTAAAATCTTTCAATTTGATTGGTATCAAGTGGCGCAAGGATTTTGGCATAGATATCCAAATCCCAACAG TACTCATGTCCTCACGGAGGATACCGTATCGAGGGAAGTCAAAAATGGAGTTCTATACACAAAAAGATTGCTGACGAAAACCAACAGTGTGCCCAAGTGGGCAAAGAGATTCGTTAGCAAAAACACGGTAAAGATTGTAGAGGACAGTACGGTGGATCTAAAAACCAAGACCTTTACCACATACACAAGAAATTTGGGCTACACGAAGATAATG AGCGTCGTGGAGAAAGTTGTTTACAAGGTGTGCGAAGAGAACCCTAATTGGACGGTAGCGAAAAGATCGGCATGGATCGACAGTCAAGTGATGGGACTGGGCAGAGCTATACAGACGTTTGGATTGGACAAATTCAAAAAGAATTGTAACGACATGTACGCGGGTTTCAACTACGTATTGGCACACATGTATCCGCATACGGCGCAGCATATGAATCCGACCCTTTCTCAAATGGGTTTCGTTCACCGA CTCGACGATGGAACTGCGAGTAGATCTAGACTGGCGGAAGATTTCCAGCATTCGTTGCAAGGAAAAGCGGAGAAGGTGAAAGACGTTGCGAAGAAGGCGACCGATTTAGCGAAGAAGAAGGCTGGACCGATCTACGCCGCTTGTCAACCGCAGCAGTCGTAA